A stretch of the bacterium genome encodes the following:
- a CDS encoding FmdB family zinc ribbon protein → MPTYEYECLKCGFRFEEFQKITDEPLKKCLECKADVKRVFTAGAGFLFKGSGFYATDYVQRSKTYVEAEKKEIGYKEPKPEKPDSKKDKVSTAKK, encoded by the coding sequence ATGCCAACTTATGAATATGAATGCCTAAAATGTGGATTTAGATTTGAGGAATTTCAAAAAATTACAGATGAACCTCTAAAAAAATGCCTTGAATGTAAAGCAGATGTTAAAAGGGTATTTACAGCAGGAGCAGGATTTTTATTTAAAGGTTCAGGCTTCTATGCCACAGATTATGTTCAGAGAAGCAAAACTTATGTCGAGGCAGAAAAAAAAGAAATAGGCTACAAAGAACCTAAACCTGAAAAGCCTGATTCTAAAAAAGATAAAGTCTCCACCGCGAAAAAATAG
- a CDS encoding nucleotide exchange factor GrpE — MSKKKIITEPEEHIEIEKVEEKVSITKQELAEFEKQKILADEYLDHLRRLKAEFENYKKREEKQRIEFAKFANEGLIIELLPVMDSLDRALNGVHESHSLESFLPGVELIRKQLEDILVKNGLAGIETVGNPFDPKKHEALLHIESQEHPEDIVTQELRKGYLLNNKVIRPAQVAVSKAKSSE; from the coding sequence TTGTCAAAGAAAAAAATTATCACAGAACCAGAAGAACATATTGAGATTGAGAAGGTTGAAGAAAAAGTAAGTATTACAAAACAAGAGTTAGCTGAGTTTGAAAAACAGAAAATCCTTGCTGATGAATATTTAGACCATCTCAGGCGACTTAAGGCAGAATTTGAAAACTATAAAAAACGCGAGGAAAAACAAAGAATAGAATTTGCCAAATTCGCCAATGAAGGTTTAATTATTGAATTATTACCGGTAATGGATAGTCTTGATAGAGCATTAAATGGTGTTCATGAATCACATAGTTTGGAGAGCTTTTTGCCAGGGGTAGAATTAATTCGGAAACAATTAGAGGATATTCTGGTAAAAAATGGACTTGCTGGAATAGAAACCGTAGGAAACCCGTTTGACCCCAAAAAACATGAGGCACTCCTGCATATAGAATCGCAAGAACATCCTGAAGATATTGTAACTCAGGAGTTAAGAAAAGGATATTTGCTGAATAATAAAGTAATTAGACCGGCTCAAGTAGCCGTTAGTAAAGCAAAAAGTAGTGAGTAG
- a CDS encoding type II toxin-antitoxin system VapC family toxin, with protein MRKLKLYVDTSVWNFYFADDAPEKRDVTKDFFDLVRKGEYEVFISEVVLKEISDASELKKTQLGKLIKSYPVIELEITEEAVEMAKSYMAKGILPEKKEDDALHVAIATAAEMDAVVTWNYQHLANLRKAELFHSASLEKGYFKKLEIVTPMEVSRYES; from the coding sequence ATGCGAAAATTAAAATTATATGTTGATACTTCTGTGTGGAATTTTTACTTTGCAGATGATGCCCCTGAAAAGAGAGATGTGACAAAAGACTTTTTTGATTTGGTGCGAAAAGGAGAATATGAAGTATTTATTTCCGAAGTAGTTCTTAAAGAAATAAGCGATGCATCAGAACTAAAAAAAACTCAACTGGGAAAACTTATTAAAAGTTATCCAGTGATAGAATTGGAGATTACAGAAGAAGCAGTTGAGATGGCTAAGAGTTATATGGCTAAAGGTATTCTACCAGAGAAGAAAGAAGATGATGCATTGCATGTGGCTATAGCAACAGCTGCGGAGATGGATGCAGTTGTAACATGGAATTACCAACATTTAGCAAATTTAAGGAAGGCAGAGTTATTTCATAGCGCAAGTTTAGAAAAAGGATATTTTAAAAAGTTGGAGATAGTTACTCCGATGGAGGTGAGTAGATATGAAAGTTGA